A region from the Chionomys nivalis chromosome 22, mChiNiv1.1, whole genome shotgun sequence genome encodes:
- the B3galt1 gene encoding beta-1,3-galactosyltransferase 1, giving the protein MASKVSCLYVLTVVCWASALWYLSITRPTSSYTGSKPFSHLTVARKNFTFGNIRTRPINPHSFEFLINEPNKCEKNIPFLVILISTTHKEFDARQAIRETWGDENNFKGIKIATLFLLGKNADPVLNQMVEQESQIFHDIIVEDFIDSYHNLTLKTLMGMRWVATFCSKAKYVMKTDSDIFVNMDNLIYKLLKPSTKPRRRYFTGYVINGGPIRDVRSKWYMPRDLYPDSNYPPFCSGTGYIFSADVAELIYKTSLHTRLLHLEDVYVGLCLRKLGIHPFQNSGFNHWKMAYSLCRYRRVITVHQISPEEMHRIWNDMSSKKHLRC; this is encoded by the coding sequence ATGGCTTCAAAGGTCTCCTGCCTCTATGTTTTGACCGTTGTGTGCTGGGCCAGCGCTCTCTGGTACTTGAGCATCACGCGACCTACTTCTTCCTACACTGGCTCAAAGCCATTTAGTCACCTAACAGTTGCCCGGAAAAACTTCACCTTTGGCAACATAAGAACTCGACCTATAAACCCCCACTCTTTTGAGTTTCTGATAAATGAGCCCAACAAATGTGAGAAAAACATTCCTTTCCTTGTGATCCTCATTAGCACCACACACAAGGAATTTGATGCGCGCCAGGCCATCCGGGAGACCTGGGGGGATGAGAACAACTTCAAAGGGATCAAGATAGCCACTCTCTTCCTCCTGGGCAAAAATGCTGATCCTGTTCTGAACCAGATGGTGGAGCAAGAGAGTCAGATCTTCCATGACATCATCGTAGAGGACTTCATTGACTCTTACCACAACCTCACCCTCAAAACCTTAATGGGGATGAGATGGGTCGCCACTTTCTGTTCAAAGGCCAAGTATGTCATGAAGACAGACAGTGACATTTTTGTTAACATGGACAACCTTATTTATAAACTCCTGAAACCCTCCACCAAgccgagaagaaggtattttACTGGTTACGTCATCAACGGTGGGCCCATCCGGGATGTCCGCAGTAAGTGGTATATGCCTCGGGATTTGTACCCTGACAGCAATTACCCGCCATTCTGTTCGGGAACTGGCTATATCTTTTCCGCTGATGTGGCTGAACTCATTTACAAAACCTCCCTTCATACCAGGCTGCTTCACCTTGAAGATGTGTACGTGGGACTATGTCTTCGAAAGCTAGGCATACACCCTTTCCAGAATAGCGGCTTCAACCACTGGAAAATGGCCTACAGTTTGTGTAGGTACCGCCGCGTCATCACCGTCCACCAGATCTCTCCAGAAGAAATGCACAGGATCTGGAACGACATGTCAAGCAAGAAGCATCTCAGATGCTAG